One genomic region from Portunus trituberculatus isolate SZX2019 chromosome 5, ASM1759143v1, whole genome shotgun sequence encodes:
- the LOC123515040 gene encoding DNA ligase 1-like encodes MSCCKLFILVCVVAAFGGGKGDVQQHVSLMEVYGALVEGGTGLVGMGSEGEPITLMDYMMLNNTTIDIDDTDFSSHKILSDEIASILETKEPENTTSVKDIDSKNEAVPETKEEQNITLEKAIDNKKGIIVETKEEHKTVENPVAEIKTTFKTIEHSNKTVQTPVGDKHETDNGASKEQENKILDKIVEKRNDLETKEQENKILLTIPVAKNETFLETKEQENKTVEKAVSIDDKNGTIVETKQQENKTVEKTDDRNGTIVETKQQDNKTVENPTGGMNGTLLETKHQENKTDENKADDRNGTIVEAKQQENKTVEKKVDDKNGIIVTANQQDNRTVEKAVIDKNVTIVETKQQEDKTVDNPTSDKNRTVVETKQEENKTVENEVGKNGTIVQTKHQENKTVEKNDKNETIVETKQQQNKTVENPSGDQNGTILETKQEENKTVENEVDKIGTIVEAKHQESKTVEENIDKNETVVETKHQEDKTVENPTGDNNGGDIEVSKKEDYKTLMLGMHDNIRMNKTISKEIENKTFEKAVVKNNETVVETIDQENETVGRPICDKNRTDIEVCKDEKNKTLDKMVENKGKDLETIEQETKALPPIPGAKNETFEGTKKQENKTIFWRNETDAETKESHEEIALPPIPGAKNETFEGTEEQENKTIFSRNETDAETVEPREEIALPPIPGAKNETFEGTEEQENNTILSRNETDAETIEPREEILPRANITPESETETDGNESEILRNKSMNLETTIAEIETTTIAIEEKTESIQKLNEDLKTETNEIENKAVGLKEMTETLQNKTGDLQEGTQSLQAKIKALQNKMVDLESMMEKF; translated from the exons ATGTCTTGCTGCAAACTCTTCATCCTGGTTTGCGTGGTGGCCGCCTTCGGGGGCGGCAAGGGAGACGTGCAGCAGCACGTCTCCCTCATGGAGGTGTACGGTGCCCTCGTGGAGGGGGGCACTGGGCTCGTGGGGATGGGTTCCGAGGGGGAACCCATCACATTGATGGACTATATGATGCTGAATAATACGACTATTGATATTGATGACACGGACTTTAGCTCACACAAAATCCTTAGTGATGAAATTGCATCTATTCTTGAAACAAAGGAACCGGAGAATACAACTTCGGTAAAAGACATTGATAGCAAAAATGAAGCAGTTCCAGAAACTAAGGAAGAACAGAACATAACATTAGAGAAAGCAATTGATAATAAGAAAGGAATCATTGTTGAAACTAAGGAGGAGCACAAAACTGTGGAAAATCCTGTTGCCGAGATTAAAACCACTTTTAAAACCATTGAGCACAGTAACAAAACGGTACAAACACCTGTTGGTGATAAACACGAGACAGATAATGGAGCTAGTAAAGAGCAGGAGAATAAGATCTTGGATAAGATAgttgaaaagagaaatgatttggaaactaaagaacaggaaaacaaaatcttGCTAACAATTCCTGTTGCTAAGAACGAAACATTTCTGGAAactaaagaacaagaaaacaaaactgtggAGAAAGCAGTTAGTATTGATGATAAGAACGGAACCATCGTCGAAACTAAacagcaagaaaacaaaactgtggAAAAAACCGATGATAGAAATGGAACCATTGTTGAAACTAAACagcaagacaacaaaactgtaGAAAACCCCACTGGTGGTATGAACGGAACCCTTCTAGAAACGAAAcaccaagagaataaaactgatGAGAATAAAGCTGATGATAGAAACGGGACCATTGTTGAAGCTAAACAGCAAGAGAACAAAACTGTGgagaaaaaagttgatgacaagAACGGAATAATTGTTACAGCTAATCAGCAAGACAACAGAACTGTGGAAAAAGCAGTTATTGATAAAAACGTAACCATTGTAGAAACGAAACAACAAGAAGACAAAACTGTGGATAATCCCACTAGTGATAAGAACAGAACCGTTGTGGAAacgaaacaagaagagaataaaactgtggaaaatGAAGTTGGTAAGAACGGAACCATTGTCCAAACGAAAcaccaagagaataaaactgtggagaaaaatgataagaacgaAACTATAGTGGAAACGAAACAGCAACAGaacaaaactgtggaaaatCCTTCTGGTGATCAAAATGGAACCATTCTAGAAACGaaacaagaggagaataaaactgtggaaaatGAAGTTGATAAGATCGGAACCATTGTTGAAGCTAAACACCAAGAGAGTAAAACTGTggaggaaaatattgataagaaCGAAACCGTTGTGGAAACGAAACACCAAGAGGATAAAACTGTGGAAAACCCCACTGGTGATAACAACGGAGGAGATATTGAGGTTAGCAAAAAGGAAGATTACAAGACCTTGATGCTAGGGATGCACGATAACAtcagaatgaataaaacaattagtaaagagatagaaaacaaaacatttgaAAAGGCCGTTGTCAAAAACAACGAAACCGTTGTTGAAACCATCGACCAAGAAAACGAAACGGTAGGAAGACCCATTTGTGATAAAAACAGGACAGATATTGAAGTTTGTAAAGACGAAAAGAACAAGACGTTGGATAAAATGGTtgagaacaaaggaaaggattTGGAAACTATAGAACAGGAGACCAAAGCGTTGCCACCAATCCCAGGTGCTAAAAACGAAACTTTTGAAGGAactaaaaagcaagaaaacaaaacgatatTTTGGAGAAACGAAACGGATGCAGAAACTAAAGAATCACATGAGGAAATTGCCTTGCCACCAATCCCAGGTGCTAAAAATGAAACTTTTGAGGGAACTGAAGAGCAGGAAAACAAAACGATATTTTCAAGGAACGAAACGGATGCGGAAACTGTAGAACCACGAGAGGAAATTGCCTTGCCACCAATCCCAGGTGCTAAAAACGAAACTTTTGAGGGAACTGAAGAGCAGGAAAACAACACGATATTATCAAGGAACGAAACGGATGCGGAAACTATAGAACCACGAGAGGAAATTTTACCACGAGCGAACATAACTCCAGAGAGCGAAACAGAAACTGACGGAAATGAAAGCGAAATTCTACGGAACAAATCAATGAATCTAGAGACCACGATAGCGGAAATTGAAACGACCACGATAGCGATTGAGGAAAAAACGGAAAGTATtcagaaattaaatgaagatctca AGACAGAAACCAATGAGATTGAAAACAAAGCTGTGGGTTTGAAGGAGATGACTGAGACTCTCCAGAACAAGACAGGAGACCTGCAGGAAGGAACTCAGAGTCTGCAGGCCAAGATTAAAGCTCTACAGAACAAGATGGTGGATTTAGAGAGCATGATGGAAAAATTTTGA